A genomic stretch from Desulfolutivibrio sulfodismutans DSM 3696 includes:
- a CDS encoding nucleotide-binding protein — translation MKIAIASGKGGTGKTTVAVNLAVLLADSGREVAFADCDVEEPNAHVFLTPVWETEEQAFMPIPRFVQERCLGESCRACLDLCRFKALIRMAGEIMLFPELCHGCGLCKLACPAGAVADDVRELGVVRSGVSGGIRMAGGLSRVGEAMSTPLIKAVKQNVHTAPLQIWDCPPGTACPVIAAVSGADYVVLVAEPTAFGLHDLNLAVELVRALGLPHGVVINRDGMGDDRVLSYLEREGIELLGRIPGSLEAARASARGGLLARTFPEIRAVLETVLATVQDRIRASAGQKEASCVR, via the coding sequence ATGAAAATCGCCATCGCCAGCGGCAAGGGCGGGACGGGAAAAACCACGGTGGCGGTCAACCTGGCTGTGCTTTTGGCCGATTCGGGCCGGGAGGTGGCCTTTGCCGATTGCGACGTGGAGGAACCCAACGCCCATGTTTTTTTGACCCCGGTCTGGGAGACCGAGGAACAGGCGTTCATGCCCATCCCCCGGTTTGTCCAGGAGCGGTGCCTGGGCGAGTCCTGCCGGGCGTGCCTGGATCTGTGCCGGTTCAAGGCGCTCATCCGCATGGCCGGGGAGATCATGCTTTTCCCGGAACTGTGCCACGGCTGCGGCCTGTGCAAGCTGGCCTGCCCGGCCGGGGCCGTGGCCGACGACGTGCGCGAGCTTGGCGTGGTGCGCAGCGGCGTCTCCGGAGGCATCCGCATGGCCGGGGGGCTTTCCCGGGTGGGCGAGGCCATGTCCACGCCCCTGATCAAGGCCGTGAAGCAAAACGTGCACACTGCGCCATTGCAGATATGGGACTGTCCGCCGGGAACGGCCTGTCCGGTCATCGCGGCCGTGTCCGGGGCCGATTACGTGGTCCTTGTGGCCGAGCCCACGGCGTTTGGCCTGCATGACCTGAACCTGGCCGTGGAACTGGTGCGGGCCCTCGGGTTGCCCCACGGCGTGGTCATCAACCGCGACGGCATGGGCGACGACCGGGTGCTGTCCTACCTTGAGCGGGAAGGCATCGAGCTTTTGGGGCGCATCCCCGGCAGCCTGGAGGCCGCCCGGGCCTCGGCCCGGGGCGGGCTTTTGGCGCGGACGTTCCCCGAGATACGGGCCGTATTGGAAACCGTCCTGGCCACGGTCCAGGACCGGATCCGGGCCAGCGCCGGACAAAAGGAAGCGTCATGCGTGAGATAG
- a CDS encoding ATP-binding protein, protein MREIVVLSGKGGTGKTSVTAALAVCAAKSDLPGGPPVLADCDVDAADLHLVLAPAIRERHEFMGGDKAVIDAEVCQSCGLCREACRFGAIDEAFRVNEASCEGCGVCAYVCPAGAATLGPRVSGDWFVSETRAGIMVHAALRMGEENSGKLVSTVKKAARAEAQRLGRDILLVDGSPGIGCPVIASLGGASTVLMVAEPTLSAVHDIKRVHALARHFGIPCAAILNKADVCPELTRELAGFCGESGITVLGELPFDPAFVAAQLAGQSVAENAPERYERLFSDIWRRLAAS, encoded by the coding sequence ATGCGTGAGATAGTGGTGTTAAGCGGCAAGGGCGGCACGGGAAAAACCAGCGTCACGGCGGCCCTGGCCGTGTGCGCGGCGAAAAGCGATCTCCCGGGCGGCCCGCCGGTCCTGGCCGATTGCGACGTGGACGCCGCCGACCTGCATCTGGTTCTGGCCCCCGCCATCCGGGAGCGCCACGAATTTATGGGCGGGGACAAGGCCGTTATCGACGCCGAAGTGTGCCAGTCCTGCGGCCTGTGTCGCGAGGCCTGCCGTTTCGGGGCCATCGACGAGGCTTTCCGGGTGAACGAGGCCTCTTGCGAGGGCTGCGGGGTCTGCGCCTACGTCTGTCCTGCCGGGGCCGCGACCCTTGGCCCGCGCGTGTCCGGGGACTGGTTTGTGTCCGAGACCCGGGCCGGGATCATGGTCCATGCGGCGCTGCGCATGGGCGAGGAGAATTCCGGCAAGCTCGTGTCCACGGTGAAAAAGGCGGCCCGGGCCGAGGCGCAGCGGCTCGGCCGGGACATCCTGCTGGTGGACGGTTCCCCGGGCATCGGCTGTCCGGTCATCGCCTCCCTGGGCGGGGCCTCCACGGTGCTCATGGTGGCCGAGCCCACGCTTTCGGCGGTCCATGACATAAAAAGGGTCCACGCCCTGGCCCGGCATTTCGGCATCCCCTGCGCCGCCATCCTCAACAAGGCCGACGTCTGCCCGGAACTGACCCGGGAGCTGGCGGGCTTTTGCGGGGAATCGGGGATCACCGTCCTGGGCGAGCTCCCCTTTGATCCAGCCTTTGTCGCGGCCCAGCTGGCCGGGCAAAGCGTTGCGGAAAACGCCCCGGAAAGGTACGAAAGGCTTTTTTCGGATATCTGGCGACGGCTTGCGG
- a CDS encoding DUF5320 domain-containing protein yields the protein MPGFNGMGPQGNGPFTGGGRGMCAQPGTGMAVGRGMGQGRRCGMGRRGAGGQGMGQGMGQGQGMGRGMGMSQGVAQSVGQGPAEPGAAMSPEEYVAWLEAELAKTRAKTGQGS from the coding sequence ATGCCAGGATTCAATGGAATGGGACCGCAGGGCAATGGACCGTTCACCGGCGGGGGGCGCGGCATGTGCGCCCAACCCGGCACGGGGATGGCAGTCGGACGCGGCATGGGCCAGGGACGCAGATGCGGCATGGGCCGTCGCGGCGCAGGGGGCCAGGGTATGGGCCAAGGTATGGGCCAGGGCCAGGGTATGGGCCGGGGCATGGGGATGTCCCAGGGGGTGGCGCAAAGCGTCGGCCAGGGCCCGGCCGAGCCCGGGGCCGCCATGTCCCCCGAGGAATATGTGGCCTGGCTCGAGGCCGAGCTGGCCAAAACCCGCGCCAAGACGGGTCAGGGGAGCTAA